From Enterococcus wangshanyuanii, the proteins below share one genomic window:
- a CDS encoding DapH/DapD/GlmU-related protein — MERVGLEKRLLGKEVLPASALFKEIHKIKENNERLVMELNTQYRKNSEVLSYLEKITGRPIEASVIVSQPFYTDFGRHIIFGKDIFINKNVTFVDLGGITIEDNVLIGPDSRILTVNHLIDPKKRRGVTVAPVVIKKNAWIGANVSIMPGITIGENAIVAADSTVTKDVPKNAIVVGSPAKIARMIDENDE, encoded by the coding sequence GTGGAAAGAGTTGGTTTAGAAAAACGATTGCTTGGTAAAGAAGTTTTGCCCGCGTCAGCTTTGTTTAAAGAAATTCATAAGATCAAAGAGAATAATGAACGATTAGTAATGGAGCTAAATACACAGTATCGTAAAAATAGCGAAGTGCTGAGCTATTTAGAAAAGATAACTGGTCGTCCAATTGAAGCATCTGTGATAGTCTCTCAGCCTTTTTATACCGATTTTGGTAGACATATCATTTTTGGTAAAGATATTTTTATTAATAAGAATGTCACTTTTGTGGATCTTGGAGGAATCACAATAGAAGATAATGTGTTAATAGGGCCGGACAGCCGTATCCTTACGGTCAATCATTTAATCGATCCGAAAAAGAGACGAGGAGTCACGGTAGCACCTGTTGTAATCAAAAAAAATGCTTGGATCGGTGCAAATGTCTCAATCATGCCAGGAATTACGATAGGAGAAAATGCAATCGTTGCAGCAGATTCTACTGTCACCAAAGATGTCCCGAAGAATGCAATTGTTGTAGGAAGCCCAGCAAAAATAGCCCGTATGATTGATGAAAATGATGAATAA
- a CDS encoding histidine phosphatase family protein has product MKKKLYLLRHGETEFNKKGIYQGILDSPLTEAGIQQVQANAFLLKRKLAAVQDQQILFLSSPLGRAVQSSKLIQQILDRKEVNIVTDERLKEVDVGEWNGKNRDQIQAQQPKIESDTFNWYFKAPNGESLSDVMTRCNEWIADLEKVEEEHVIIMAHGLLGRVLRGCFSKLKEEEFLSLEVPQRGFFLLENQQSTYVTDHFEEWE; this is encoded by the coding sequence ATGAAAAAGAAGCTTTATTTATTACGGCATGGTGAAACAGAGTTTAATAAAAAAGGGATCTATCAGGGAATTTTAGATTCTCCTTTGACGGAGGCTGGTATACAGCAAGTTCAGGCCAATGCTTTTTTACTTAAACGAAAGTTGGCAGCTGTTCAAGACCAGCAGATTCTTTTTCTATCAAGCCCATTGGGTAGAGCTGTTCAAAGTTCAAAGCTGATACAGCAAATATTGGACCGCAAAGAAGTAAATATAGTAACCGATGAACGTTTAAAAGAAGTCGATGTTGGTGAGTGGAATGGTAAAAATAGAGATCAAATACAAGCACAACAGCCAAAAATTGAGTCAGATACATTTAATTGGTACTTTAAAGCACCAAATGGCGAAAGTCTCTCTGATGTAATGACCCGTTGTAATGAATGGATAGCTGATCTAGAAAAAGTTGAGGAAGAACATGTGATCATCATGGCCCATGGACTTCTTGGAAGAGTATTGCGAGGCTGTTTCTCAAAGCTGAAAGAAGAAGAGTTCTTAAGTTTAGAAGTGCCGCAAAGAGGCTTTTTTTTATTGGAAAACCAACAATCTACATATGTGACAGACCATTTTGAAGAATGGGAATAG
- a CDS encoding LysR family transcriptional regulator translates to MELRVLNYFLTVAREKTISKAAKVLHLSQPALSKQLKELEEELGVILFTRGSRSITLTEEGIYLANRGKEILSLVTTTTTNLSSHDVISGKITIGGGETQAFSYIAMLVNELQQKHPDIHIELYSGNADDVLEKIDTGILDFALVIDPVEKQKYEYLRLPLSDHWGILVNTRHELADKKSILPRDLHEIPLLISNQSFVDNQLAEWLGENIEHFNIIGTYNLLYNASLLVKEGTVGALCIDGIINTATTDLTFIPCSPPLTATINIVWKKGHVFSNASKEFLRLLHDLA, encoded by the coding sequence ATGGAATTACGAGTATTGAATTACTTTTTAACTGTTGCAAGAGAAAAAACGATCAGCAAAGCTGCCAAAGTTCTTCATCTCTCACAACCAGCCTTGTCTAAACAATTAAAGGAGCTGGAAGAGGAACTAGGGGTAATACTATTTACTCGAGGCAGTCGGTCGATCACCCTAACTGAAGAAGGCATTTATTTAGCCAATAGAGGAAAAGAGATACTTTCATTGGTGACTACTACAACAACGAATTTGAGTAGTCATGATGTGATCAGCGGTAAAATCACGATTGGTGGTGGAGAAACACAGGCTTTTTCCTATATTGCTATGTTGGTCAATGAACTACAGCAAAAACATCCTGATATTCATATCGAACTTTACAGTGGAAATGCAGATGATGTATTAGAAAAAATCGATACGGGAATTCTTGATTTTGCGCTTGTTATCGATCCTGTAGAAAAGCAAAAATACGAATATCTTCGTTTGCCATTATCTGATCATTGGGGAATTTTAGTCAATACTCGTCATGAATTGGCGGATAAAAAGAGCATTTTACCAAGAGACCTACATGAAATTCCGTTACTGATTTCCAATCAGTCTTTTGTCGATAATCAATTAGCTGAATGGTTAGGAGAAAATATTGAGCATTTTAACATTATCGGAACGTATAACTTGCTTTATAATGCCTCATTATTGGTTAAAGAAGGGACAGTTGGCGCACTTTGTATTGATGGCATCATCAACACAGCAACTACTGATTTAACCTTCATCCCCTGCTCTCCCCCATTAACAGCGACTATCAATATTGTCTGGAAAAAGGGACACGTTTTTTCAAATGCTTCAAAAGAATTTTTGCGTTTACTACACGATCTAGCATAA
- the lepA gene encoding translation elongation factor 4 translates to MNINEMKQRQEKIRNFSIIAHIDHGKSTLADRILEKTNTVTSREMQDQLLDSMDLERERGITIKLNAVELTYTAKDGETYIFHLIDTPGHVDFTYEVSRSLAACEGAVLVVDAAQGIEAQTLANVYLALDNDLEILPVINKIDLPAADPERVRTEIEDVIGIDASEAVLASAKAGIGIEDILEQVVEYVPAPAGDLDAPLKALIFDSVYDSYRGVVLNVRVMDGVVKPGDKIQMMNNGKTFDVTEVGVFSPKAVARDFLMVGDVGYITASIKTVQDTQVGDTVTLAENPAQEALPGYRKMNPMVYCGLYPIDNSRYNDLREALEKLQLNDAALQFEPETSQALGFGFRCGFLGLLHMDVIQERLEREFNLDLITTAPSVIYHVNKTDGSQVVVDNPADFPEPVTIDSVEEPFVKAQIMVPNEYVGAVMELSQRKRGEFVTMDYLDDYRVNVVYELPLSEIVFDFFDKLKSSTKGYASLDYEMSGYRTSRLVKMDILLNSEKVDALSFIVHRDFAYERGKAIVEKLRKLIPRQQFEVPIQAAIGQKIVARSDIKALRKNVLAKCYGGDVSRKRKLLEKQKEGKKRMKQIGSVEVPQEAFMAVLKMDEDEPKK, encoded by the coding sequence ATGAATATAAATGAAATGAAACAAAGACAAGAAAAAATTCGTAATTTTTCCATTATTGCCCATATTGACCACGGGAAGTCGACACTTGCCGACCGTATTTTAGAAAAAACAAATACGGTTACATCAAGAGAGATGCAGGATCAATTGTTGGATTCTATGGATCTTGAAAGAGAACGGGGAATCACGATCAAGCTGAATGCAGTCGAGCTTACTTATACTGCAAAAGACGGCGAAACATACATCTTTCACTTAATTGACACTCCGGGACATGTGGATTTTACGTATGAAGTATCTCGTAGTCTTGCTGCCTGTGAAGGTGCGGTTTTGGTTGTTGATGCAGCCCAAGGAATCGAAGCTCAAACATTAGCGAATGTTTATTTAGCCTTGGACAATGACTTAGAGATTTTACCTGTGATCAATAAAATCGATTTGCCGGCGGCGGACCCTGAACGTGTGCGTACGGAGATCGAAGATGTGATCGGAATTGACGCTAGTGAAGCTGTTTTAGCTAGTGCTAAAGCAGGGATCGGTATTGAAGATATTTTAGAGCAGGTCGTGGAGTATGTACCTGCACCAGCTGGCGATTTAGACGCACCGTTGAAAGCGTTGATTTTCGACTCTGTTTATGACAGTTATCGTGGCGTTGTATTGAACGTTAGAGTCATGGACGGTGTAGTTAAACCAGGGGATAAGATTCAAATGATGAATAATGGCAAAACATTTGACGTAACCGAAGTCGGCGTCTTTTCCCCAAAAGCGGTTGCTCGTGACTTCTTGATGGTAGGGGATGTTGGTTACATCACTGCCAGCATCAAAACAGTCCAAGATACTCAAGTAGGGGATACTGTTACATTAGCAGAGAATCCAGCACAAGAAGCATTGCCAGGATATCGTAAAATGAATCCAATGGTTTATTGTGGTTTATATCCAATTGATAATTCTAGATATAATGATTTAAGAGAAGCCTTGGAGAAACTTCAATTGAACGATGCTGCATTACAATTCGAACCGGAAACATCTCAAGCCTTAGGGTTTGGTTTCCGTTGCGGATTTTTAGGACTGCTGCATATGGACGTCATTCAAGAGCGCTTGGAACGTGAATTTAATTTAGATCTTATCACGACAGCACCTTCTGTTATTTATCATGTCAATAAAACGGATGGCTCACAAGTCGTTGTGGATAATCCAGCTGATTTCCCTGAACCCGTAACGATCGATTCTGTAGAAGAACCTTTTGTTAAAGCGCAGATCATGGTACCGAATGAGTATGTTGGTGCGGTAATGGAATTGTCTCAACGTAAACGGGGAGAATTCGTAACCATGGATTACTTAGATGATTATCGTGTAAATGTAGTGTATGAATTACCTTTATCGGAAATTGTTTTTGATTTCTTTGATAAATTAAAATCAAGCACCAAAGGCTATGCGTCACTAGATTATGAAATGTCTGGCTATAGAACGAGCCGTCTTGTGAAAATGGATATCTTATTAAACAGCGAAAAAGTCGATGCGTTAAGCTTTATCGTGCATAGAGACTTTGCTTACGAACGGGGCAAAGCCATTGTAGAAAAATTAAGAAAACTGATTCCAAGACAGCAATTTGAAGTGCCGATCCAAGCAGCGATCGGGCAAAAAATCGTGGCTAGATCAGATATCAAAGCATTGCGTAAAAATGTCTTAGCGAAATGTTATGGCGGAGATGTTTCTCGTAAACGTAAATTATTAGAGAAACAAAAAGAAGGGAAGAAACGAATGAAACAAATCGGTTCAGTGGAAGTACCTCAGGAAGCCTTCATGGCAGTTCTGAAAATGGACGAGGACGAACCGAAGAAGTAG
- a CDS encoding organic hydroperoxide resistance protein has protein sequence MKKIYSTTIINTGGREGEVYSPDKSFSYEVTSPGPHKENKTNPEQLFAAAYSSCFNSALELVMGQKNIHSKSTVKATVSLFSDEETGFQVGVVLSVKIDDVDHATAVELVNTAHQVCPYSKATKGNISVELEVE, from the coding sequence ATGAAAAAAATTTATTCAACAACAATCATCAATACTGGTGGAAGAGAAGGTGAAGTATATTCGCCTGACAAATCATTCAGCTACGAAGTAACTTCACCCGGTCCCCATAAAGAAAATAAAACCAATCCTGAGCAACTATTTGCTGCTGCGTACAGCTCTTGTTTCAATAGCGCTTTAGAACTTGTGATGGGACAAAAGAATATCCATTCTAAAAGTACTGTGAAAGCAACAGTTTCTTTATTCAGTGATGAGGAAACGGGCTTCCAAGTTGGTGTTGTTTTATCTGTCAAAATTGATGACGTGGATCATGCGACAGCTGTTGAATTAGTCAATACAGCACATCAAGTCTGCCCATATTCAAAAGCAACAAAAGGAAATATTTCTGTAGAGTTAGAAGTGGAATAA
- a CDS encoding carboxymuconolactone decarboxylase family protein, which yields MKKQTAGRDQLGAFAPKFAELNDDILFGEVWSREEQLSARDRSLITCSSLLTQGAPQLEAHMKIAKQNGVTKEEMVELITHLAFYTGWPKAWSAFALAKEIFAEK from the coding sequence ATGAAAAAGCAGACAGCAGGACGTGATCAACTAGGCGCATTTGCCCCAAAGTTTGCTGAGCTGAATGATGATATATTGTTCGGTGAAGTTTGGTCAAGAGAGGAACAATTATCCGCTCGTGACCGTAGCTTGATCACTTGTTCAAGCTTGTTAACGCAAGGAGCGCCTCAATTAGAAGCACATATGAAAATCGCTAAGCAAAACGGTGTAACGAAAGAAGAGATGGTCGAATTGATCACTCATTTAGCTTTTTATACTGGTTGGCCAAAAGCTTGGTCAGCATTTGCTTTAGCAAAAGAAATTTTTGCAGAGAAATAA
- a CDS encoding cupin domain-containing protein → MAKFEEVKDGILFPAGEKNKAYADYFVGQSYLKTLVSDPAVTVGVGNVTFEPGCRNNWHIHHDGYQILLVTGGEGWYQEEGKEAQFLTAGDVIVTHDGVKHWHGAAKDSWFEHLAITAGTPEWLEPVTDELYQTLSK, encoded by the coding sequence ATGGCAAAATTTGAAGAAGTTAAAGATGGCATACTTTTTCCAGCAGGAGAAAAAAATAAGGCCTATGCAGACTACTTTGTTGGTCAAAGTTATTTAAAGACATTAGTGTCGGATCCAGCAGTGACTGTTGGGGTAGGAAATGTAACTTTTGAGCCTGGCTGCCGCAACAACTGGCACATCCATCATGACGGTTATCAGATTCTTTTAGTGACTGGTGGTGAAGGCTGGTATCAGGAAGAAGGAAAAGAAGCACAATTTTTAACGGCTGGTGATGTGATCGTGACACACGATGGAGTAAAACATTGGCATGGTGCAGCAAAAGACAGTTGGTTTGAGCACCTTGCGATCACAGCTGGAACGCCGGAATGGTTGGAGCCGGTCACAGATGAGCTGTATCAGACCTTAAGTAAATAA
- a CDS encoding GNAT family N-acetyltransferase: MDQKEFRENLELKVVDEKYVDQFNELLSYVFQFTEADLEESGYESKKELIKSKQPILEQSKVFGWFHEDKLISQIAIYPCEVNIHGTLFKMGGVTGVGTYPEYANHGLMQDLIHLALKNMRQDKQWISYLYPYNIPYYRRKGWEIMSDKLSFKIRDTQLPKQVNVPGMVERVNVDHEDVFSVYAKFARQNHGALIRSEFNWEEYWRFENEEERTAAVYYGANQEPLGVLFYWVAEEVFHIKEMFYINQEARNGLWNFISAHFSMIYWATGDIYKNEPLAFLLEDSQIKETIEPYYMARIVDVKEMLQAYPYSSTAKPFHFVVSDPVAEWNNGIFSLMWDEEDQVTISDEPLGQPVTVDIQTLTCLLMNYRRPTYLHRIERLITDKETLHSLERIIPDQEAYFSDYF; the protein is encoded by the coding sequence ATGGACCAAAAAGAGTTCAGAGAAAATTTAGAGTTAAAAGTTGTTGATGAAAAATACGTGGATCAGTTCAATGAGTTATTGAGCTATGTTTTCCAATTTACAGAAGCAGATTTAGAAGAAAGTGGTTATGAAAGTAAAAAGGAATTGATTAAATCCAAACAGCCAATTTTGGAACAATCAAAAGTTTTTGGCTGGTTTCACGAAGATAAATTGATTTCTCAAATCGCTATTTATCCCTGTGAAGTCAACATCCATGGTACCTTGTTCAAAATGGGCGGTGTCACTGGAGTCGGTACCTATCCTGAATATGCCAATCATGGATTGATGCAGGATCTGATTCATTTAGCCCTCAAAAATATGCGTCAGGATAAACAATGGATCTCCTACCTTTATCCATATAATATTCCCTACTATCGCAGAAAAGGCTGGGAAATCATGTCTGACAAACTATCATTCAAGATTCGCGATACACAATTGCCTAAACAAGTAAATGTTCCTGGAATGGTAGAGCGGGTCAATGTAGATCATGAGGATGTTTTTTCAGTTTATGCAAAATTTGCCCGTCAGAATCATGGTGCGTTGATTCGAAGTGAGTTCAATTGGGAAGAATACTGGCGCTTTGAGAATGAAGAAGAACGAACGGCCGCTGTATATTATGGTGCGAATCAGGAGCCTTTAGGCGTCTTATTTTATTGGGTTGCTGAAGAAGTGTTTCACATCAAAGAAATGTTTTATATCAATCAGGAAGCCCGAAACGGCTTATGGAACTTTATCTCCGCTCATTTTTCAATGATCTATTGGGCGACTGGCGATATTTATAAAAATGAACCACTTGCTTTTTTACTAGAGGATAGTCAAATCAAAGAGACGATCGAACCTTACTACATGGCGCGAATCGTTGATGTCAAAGAAATGCTTCAAGCTTATCCGTATTCAAGTACTGCCAAGCCGTTTCACTTCGTGGTCAGTGATCCAGTGGCTGAATGGAACAATGGTATTTTCAGTTTGATGTGGGATGAAGAAGATCAAGTCACTATTTCCGATGAACCTTTAGGACAGCCTGTAACGGTCGATATTCAAACGCTGACTTGTCTTTTGATGAATTATCGAAGACCAACCTATCTTCACAGAATCGAACGTCTGATCACTGATAAGGAAACCTTGCATTCATTAGAACGAATCATTCCCGATCAGGAAGCCTATTTTAGCGATTATTTTTGA
- a CDS encoding TMEM175 family protein, producing the protein MKERVVMLGDAIIAIIITIMVLDLPIKLNQAGNIEFELLFPSVGIYFISFCFVGNFWYQTAQVFNLVNKIKNKDFVVYMILMFFLSLVPAFTRLLIEDTNREIVLMYGLLTFIVTIFLQILLNSLEQQINEEKKVKDGVQRKIRFKHRGTFVFRIFLLVLAYFYPKLGLVVYLGLPIFGFLQNIITHEEDIYVDQMNDEQRQYYFQSQNQPWDNGFQKYAALIRSSMNNAQGAQKDPEWWRQFNHQWQSEVDRKIATIDKELAKTEDPSQRQYLNQKKEKLENQRKQIDDYAKMISDKHQRPRESKEG; encoded by the coding sequence ATGAAAGAGCGTGTCGTTATGCTTGGCGATGCAATCATAGCAATTATTATTACGATCATGGTCTTGGACTTGCCAATCAAATTAAATCAAGCGGGTAATATTGAATTTGAGCTATTATTTCCTTCTGTGGGCATCTATTTTATTAGTTTCTGTTTCGTTGGGAATTTTTGGTATCAAACGGCACAAGTTTTTAATCTTGTTAATAAAATCAAAAATAAAGATTTTGTGGTCTATATGATTTTGATGTTCTTTCTTTCTCTTGTACCAGCGTTTACTAGATTGTTGATTGAAGATACAAATAGAGAGATTGTCCTCATGTATGGACTGTTGACTTTTATCGTTACTATCTTTTTACAAATCTTACTTAACTCGTTGGAGCAACAGATCAATGAGGAAAAGAAAGTGAAAGATGGAGTTCAACGCAAAATCAGATTTAAACATCGAGGAACTTTTGTTTTTAGAATTTTTCTTTTAGTGTTAGCTTATTTTTATCCTAAACTAGGACTTGTTGTATATCTTGGTTTACCAATTTTTGGCTTTTTACAAAATATCATCACACATGAGGAAGATATTTATGTCGATCAAATGAATGACGAACAAAGGCAGTATTATTTTCAGTCACAAAATCAGCCTTGGGACAACGGCTTTCAAAAATATGCCGCTTTAATACGTTCGTCTATGAATAATGCCCAAGGTGCGCAAAAAGATCCTGAATGGTGGCGACAATTCAACCATCAGTGGCAGTCAGAAGTCGATCGTAAAATTGCGACAATCGATAAAGAACTTGCTAAAACAGAGGATCCGTCACAAAGGCAGTATTTAAATCAGAAAAAAGAAAAACTAGAAAATCAAAGAAAACAAATTGACGATTATGCAAAAATGATCTCAGACAAACACCAAAGACCACGAGAGTCAAAAGAGGGATGA
- a CDS encoding MarR family winged helix-turn-helix transcriptional regulator, with protein MEKKSRRLEEQLCFSLQTVNKQFNRMYAKALKPFHLTYSQYLVLLVLWEHSDQRITDLGEKLALDTGTLTPMLKRMEASGYIHRNRLAKDERIVIISLSEKAVELEQEIYEKVESCLTQLDFKENDYFSLIKQINDLSGQIAQIDHRI; from the coding sequence ATGGAAAAAAAGAGCAGACGATTGGAAGAGCAGCTATGTTTTTCCTTACAAACAGTAAATAAGCAATTTAATCGAATGTATGCAAAAGCACTCAAACCATTTCATTTGACCTATTCGCAGTATTTAGTTTTACTTGTTTTATGGGAGCATTCTGATCAACGGATCACTGACCTAGGAGAAAAACTGGCACTAGATACAGGAACGTTGACACCGATGCTGAAAAGAATGGAAGCAAGCGGATATATTCATCGTAATCGTTTAGCTAAAGATGAACGGATCGTGATTATTTCTCTTTCTGAAAAGGCAGTCGAATTGGAACAGGAAATTTACGAAAAAGTAGAAAGCTGTTTGACACAGCTAGACTTTAAAGAAAATGATTATTTTTCTTTGATCAAACAAATCAATGATCTAAGTGGACAAATTGCCCAGATCGATCATAGAATATGA
- a CDS encoding aldo/keto reductase has translation MEYVKFGNTGMEVSRLCLGAMGFGDPASGFHEWVLEEAESKVVIKKALDLGINFFDTANVYSYGASEEILGKALNEYANRDEIVVATKLFTTMKKNVPNSGGLSRKEIFHQIDQSLKRLNMDYVDLYIIHRWDYNTPIEETMEALHDVVKSGKVRYIGASAMFAWQFAKAQAVAEKNGWTKFVSMQNHLNLLYREEEREMLPLCQDQKIAVTPYSPLASGRLTRDWSAQTKRFETDKMARSKYDTTADQDQVIVERVKEVAEKYNVERVQVALAWLLQKEQVVAPIIGATKESHLTNALPALDLSLTQEDIRFLEEPYVPHAIVGHQ, from the coding sequence ATGGAATATGTAAAATTTGGTAATACTGGTATGGAGGTTTCACGTCTTTGCTTGGGAGCGATGGGATTTGGTGATCCGGCAAGTGGTTTTCATGAGTGGGTGTTAGAAGAAGCTGAAAGTAAAGTTGTTATCAAGAAGGCACTTGATCTAGGAATTAATTTTTTTGATACTGCGAATGTTTATTCTTATGGAGCAAGTGAAGAGATTCTAGGTAAAGCATTGAACGAATATGCCAATCGTGATGAAATCGTCGTTGCAACAAAACTATTTACGACAATGAAAAAGAATGTCCCGAATAGTGGTGGGCTTTCAAGAAAAGAAATTTTCCATCAGATCGATCAAAGTTTAAAGCGCTTAAATATGGATTATGTTGACTTGTATATCATCCATCGATGGGATTATAACACACCGATCGAAGAAACAATGGAAGCACTGCATGACGTTGTCAAGTCAGGAAAAGTACGTTACATTGGCGCATCAGCAATGTTTGCCTGGCAGTTTGCCAAAGCACAAGCAGTTGCTGAAAAAAATGGCTGGACTAAATTTGTTTCGATGCAAAATCATTTGAATCTTCTTTATCGAGAAGAAGAGCGAGAAATGCTGCCATTATGTCAAGATCAAAAAATAGCTGTGACGCCTTATAGTCCGTTAGCTTCCGGACGCTTGACTCGTGATTGGAGTGCTCAAACCAAACGCTTTGAAACAGATAAAATGGCACGGTCAAAATATGACACAACAGCAGACCAAGACCAGGTCATTGTTGAACGGGTAAAAGAAGTCGCAGAAAAATATAATGTTGAACGAGTTCAGGTTGCATTGGCTTGGCTGCTTCAAAAAGAACAAGTGGTTGCTCCAATCATTGGAGCAACAAAAGAAAGTCATTTAACGAATGCACTTCCAGCCTTAGATTTGAGTTTAACACAAGAAGATATTCGATTTTTAGAAGAGCCGTATGTTCCCCATGCAATCGTTGGACATCAATAG
- a CDS encoding nucleoside 2-deoxyribosyltransferase — translation MKIYFAGPMFAKADLLYNDYLVKNIRALDDKIKVYLPQENGAINDKTAYADSKMIALADTERVLESDLLVAVLDGAVIDPGVASEIGVAYAKNIPMVGLYTDTRQQGADNQKKLDALNDTAENQFHYLNLYTVGLLKLNGTVATDEQTFLSLIEEHLKK, via the coding sequence ATGAAAATTTATTTTGCCGGCCCTATGTTTGCGAAAGCAGACTTACTTTATAATGACTATTTAGTCAAGAATATTCGTGCGCTAGATGATAAAATCAAGGTCTATCTGCCACAAGAAAATGGTGCAATCAACGATAAGACGGCTTATGCTGACAGCAAAATGATCGCTCTCGCTGATACCGAACGAGTCCTTGAAAGCGACTTGCTGGTTGCTGTTTTAGATGGTGCTGTCATCGATCCTGGGGTCGCTTCTGAAATTGGTGTAGCCTATGCCAAAAATATTCCGATGGTTGGATTATATACAGATACACGTCAACAAGGGGCAGATAATCAAAAAAAATTAGATGCTCTAAATGACACCGCTGAAAATCAATTTCACTACTTGAATCTCTATACCGTTGGTTTATTAAAATTAAATGGAACGGTAGCAACAGACGAACAGACATTTTTATCTTTGATCGAAGAACATCTAAAAAAATAG